A stretch of the Streptomyces sp. WMMB303 genome encodes the following:
- a CDS encoding MerR family transcriptional regulator yields the protein MPDDELMPIGAFARRTGLTASALRFYADSGLLRPAQVDPVSGYRYYGADQVTRAAALRRLREIGMPLTAVETALDAEPDDAARLIDEHVAKVCEDAAAVRRKAASLTSSLTSSLTETPGLPIAVVQGPVLADAIEQVLTATVREPDIPVLGALRVEATPEAVTLTATDRYRLATRTLVPAEAASATWAGTVDGDQLRAVTQEIRRSTLVRAEATPHALRLRTADREDRHCRLLPEEFPDHRLMLASLPEATTRVAVSKALLLRALEEHPGERITLRATRHGLHVLPAAEPASTGAALTATVTGQDLRISFELTTLYPAVSTAIGPDLLLDLRGPDQPGTIRSADRGDLTTLAMPTEPGRTPSARTDHAS from the coding sequence GTGCCTGACGACGAACTGATGCCGATCGGGGCCTTCGCCCGACGCACCGGACTGACCGCGAGCGCCCTGCGCTTCTACGCCGACTCCGGGCTGCTCCGCCCCGCCCAGGTCGACCCGGTCTCCGGCTACCGCTACTACGGTGCCGACCAGGTGACGCGGGCAGCGGCCCTGCGCCGGCTCCGCGAGATCGGCATGCCGCTCACCGCCGTCGAGACGGCTCTCGACGCGGAGCCGGATGACGCGGCCCGGCTGATCGACGAGCATGTCGCGAAGGTCTGCGAGGACGCGGCGGCGGTGCGGCGGAAGGCCGCTTCGCTCACATCGTCGCTCACGTCATCGCTCACCGAGACGCCCGGTCTGCCGATCGCCGTGGTGCAGGGACCGGTGCTGGCCGACGCGATCGAGCAGGTACTGACCGCCACCGTGCGGGAACCGGACATCCCGGTGCTCGGAGCGCTGCGTGTCGAGGCGACACCGGAAGCGGTCACCCTGACCGCGACGGACCGCTACCGCCTCGCGACCCGGACCCTGGTGCCGGCCGAAGCAGCATCCGCGACCTGGGCCGGCACGGTCGACGGTGACCAACTGCGGGCCGTGACGCAGGAGATCCGCCGCAGCACACTGGTGCGGGCCGAGGCGACGCCGCACGCACTCCGGCTGCGCACGGCGGACCGTGAGGACCGGCACTGCCGACTGCTGCCGGAGGAGTTTCCCGACCATCGGCTGATGCTCGCCTCGCTGCCCGAGGCCACGACCCGGGTGGCGGTCTCGAAGGCTCTCCTCCTGCGAGCCCTGGAGGAGCACCCGGGAGAGCGGATCACCCTGCGGGCCACCCGGCACGGCCTGCATGTCCTCCCGGCGGCGGAGCCGGCGTCCACCGGTGCCGCGCTCACGGCCACCGTGACGGGGCAGGACCTGCGGATCTCCTTCGAACTCACCACGCTCTACCCGGCCGTCAGCACCGCCATCGGTCCCGACCTGCTGCTCGACCTGCGAGGACCGGACCAGCCCGGCACCATCCGCTCCGCCGACCGCGGCGACCTCACCACCCTGGCCATGCCCACCGAGCCCGGCCGCACACCCTCAGCAAGAACCGACCACGCATCCTGA
- a CDS encoding WD40 repeat domain-containing protein, with the protein MTEPPERPDRGPQAPGQVEIQQKLAAALAGLVPDDPSIPPHPYLRRHLAQHAAQGHVLDDTHVPPALLPWETSAAVRRLLAAGESSPLRQQWLQAWAKLEPFTRNLSPLSRLASLQLAHHAATARHLPPEQRGTPPEPFAGSPVTPLWSDCASAENLWALTDPAVTSLTSLTPRGPRRTLVVAGDDHGAVRLLRPDGTAAAAPLPLHQGAVTQLLPLADGLVVTAGTDGRVTVLDAHRARPIRQIHHRERAWVSSLIRHEQSAYASTLLAAYDDGHIAAFDAATFQPVDIPLPVLESAPVLLQSTRLPGRAAPPAPGGGAPAQDGDAVVPGPRPRGTPVLLFAQHDTVGCFDGRTTTRCSRHPAAVRALLAPPDGSGRYVVALEDGSLALHDAAAPHPRLAPPTGTGPGTTQATALRVVEVENRQTLASASADGTVRLWELPALRPLHQALPGHSAPATALTSVTRDGHTRLYSAGLDCTIRAWPLSAAALHDPPRVWTPITVSALSPPPMRLLATAEETRTKVWNIETGAERLVHEGDSPTALAWVPLGTRLLLAAGMSDSSVALWDLTERGPVSTVRELTGHYSPALCLVPMVDDSTALLAGGGADGRVLVWDLSTGQTVHSFSQHVLSVRCLASVHSRYGFLLASGGSDGNVRIWDLRRHSRAADDGHRPDPITIRCEQHAVNDVAFFPLDNGGLRLATAGQDGSLKVWSVREEEQDGEEREQDPGPRPEERSRDRSYDGADLVREFNPGDGELTAVTRFTAGRGRTLFAVAGRTGIHLWDATVDRPLLQAVTGYPVNTLKMAPQRASESAAPVLLATGEAGTMILRLDDKRL; encoded by the coding sequence GTGACCGAACCGCCCGAGCGCCCCGACCGCGGCCCGCAGGCTCCCGGCCAGGTGGAGATCCAGCAGAAGCTGGCCGCCGCGCTGGCCGGTCTGGTGCCCGACGACCCCAGCATCCCCCCGCACCCCTATCTGCGCCGCCACCTGGCCCAGCACGCGGCCCAGGGCCATGTGCTGGACGACACGCACGTGCCACCCGCCCTGCTGCCCTGGGAGACCAGCGCCGCGGTCCGCCGCCTGCTGGCGGCCGGGGAGTCCAGCCCGCTCCGGCAGCAGTGGCTCCAGGCGTGGGCCAAACTCGAACCCTTCACCCGCAACCTCAGCCCGCTCTCCCGGCTCGCCAGCCTGCAACTGGCCCACCACGCCGCCACGGCCCGGCACCTGCCGCCGGAGCAGCGCGGCACCCCGCCGGAACCGTTCGCCGGATCACCGGTCACCCCGCTGTGGAGCGACTGCGCCAGCGCCGAGAATCTCTGGGCCCTCACCGATCCCGCCGTCACCTCCCTGACGTCCCTCACCCCCCGCGGGCCCCGCCGGACGCTCGTCGTCGCAGGGGACGACCACGGCGCGGTACGCCTCCTGCGCCCCGACGGCACCGCGGCCGCCGCCCCGCTGCCGCTGCACCAGGGCGCCGTCACCCAACTGCTCCCACTGGCCGACGGGCTCGTCGTCACCGCCGGGACCGACGGACGGGTCACCGTGCTCGACGCGCACCGGGCCCGGCCGATACGGCAGATCCATCACCGCGAGCGCGCCTGGGTCAGCTCCCTGATCCGCCACGAGCAGTCCGCGTACGCCTCCACCCTCCTGGCGGCCTACGACGACGGGCACATCGCCGCCTTCGACGCCGCCACCTTCCAGCCGGTCGACATCCCCCTCCCCGTCCTCGAAAGCGCCCCGGTGCTCCTCCAGAGCACCCGGCTGCCCGGCCGCGCGGCTCCGCCGGCCCCGGGCGGCGGAGCCCCGGCGCAGGACGGCGACGCCGTGGTGCCGGGCCCGCGGCCCCGCGGGACGCCGGTGCTGCTGTTCGCCCAGCACGACACGGTCGGGTGCTTCGACGGCCGTACCACCACCCGGTGCTCCCGCCATCCCGCTGCCGTCCGCGCGCTGCTGGCCCCGCCGGACGGCAGCGGCCGGTACGTCGTCGCGCTGGAGGACGGTTCGCTGGCCCTCCACGACGCGGCCGCACCGCACCCCCGCCTCGCCCCGCCGACCGGTACCGGGCCGGGCACCACCCAGGCGACAGCCCTCCGGGTCGTCGAGGTCGAGAACCGGCAGACCCTCGCCTCGGCGTCGGCGGACGGCACCGTACGGCTGTGGGAACTGCCCGCTCTGCGCCCCCTGCACCAGGCCCTGCCGGGGCACTCCGCTCCGGCCACCGCCCTCACCTCCGTCACCCGCGACGGGCACACCCGCCTCTACAGCGCCGGGCTGGACTGCACCATCCGCGCCTGGCCGCTGTCGGCGGCCGCGCTGCACGACCCCCCGCGCGTCTGGACCCCGATCACCGTCAGTGCCCTCTCGCCCCCGCCCATGCGCCTGCTGGCCACCGCCGAGGAGACGCGGACCAAGGTGTGGAACATCGAGACCGGCGCCGAGCGGCTCGTCCACGAGGGGGACTCCCCGACGGCGCTTGCCTGGGTCCCGCTGGGCACCCGGCTGCTGCTGGCGGCGGGGATGAGCGACAGCAGCGTCGCCCTGTGGGACCTCACCGAGCGCGGCCCGGTCTCGACCGTCCGCGAACTGACGGGCCACTACTCACCGGCGCTGTGCCTGGTGCCGATGGTCGACGACTCCACCGCGCTGCTGGCCGGCGGCGGCGCCGACGGCAGAGTCCTGGTGTGGGACCTGAGCACCGGCCAAACCGTGCACAGCTTCTCCCAGCACGTCCTCAGCGTCCGCTGCCTGGCCTCCGTGCACTCCCGGTACGGGTTCCTGCTCGCCTCCGGCGGCAGCGACGGCAACGTGCGGATCTGGGACCTGCGGCGGCACTCTCGCGCGGCGGATGACGGCCACCGGCCGGACCCGATCACCATCCGCTGTGAGCAGCACGCCGTGAACGACGTGGCCTTCTTCCCGCTGGACAACGGCGGGCTGCGGCTGGCGACCGCCGGGCAGGACGGCTCGCTGAAAGTCTGGTCGGTGCGGGAGGAAGAGCAGGACGGGGAGGAGCGGGAGCAGGATCCGGGGCCGCGGCCGGAGGAGCGATCGCGGGATCGGTCGTACGACGGAGCCGATCTCGTACGGGAGTTCAATCCCGGGGACGGCGAACTCACCGCCGTCACCCGGTTCACCGCCGGCCGCGGCCGCACCCTCTTCGCGGTCGCCGGCAGGACCGGCATCCACCTGTGGGACGCCACCGTCGACCGACCGCTCCTGCAAGCCGTCACCGGGTATCCGGTCAACACCCTGAAAATGGCGCCGCAGCGCGCCTCGGAATCGGCCGCGCCGGTGCTGCTGGCCACCGGGGAGGCGGGCACGATGATCCTGCGTCTCGACGACAAACGCCTCTGA
- the cpt gene encoding chloramphenicol phosphotransferase CPT, which produces MTTHVIVLNGGSSSGKTELTRCLQTTLPEPWLALGVDDLIEAMPASLRTGDTGIELAEDGGVSVGPRFRELEAAWMAGVAAMAGAGARVVIDEVFLGGAASQQRWQQALRGLEVLWVGVRCESAVAAAREQSRGDRVSGMAASQAELVHQGVRYDLEVDTTHTPSAECARTIASHVHR; this is translated from the coding sequence GTGACAACCCACGTGATCGTGCTCAACGGCGGCTCCAGCTCCGGCAAGACGGAACTCACCAGATGCCTGCAGACCACCCTGCCGGAGCCCTGGCTCGCCCTCGGGGTCGACGACCTGATCGAGGCCATGCCCGCATCGCTGCGCACCGGGGACACCGGCATCGAACTCGCGGAGGACGGCGGAGTGAGCGTCGGGCCGCGGTTCCGGGAGCTGGAGGCCGCATGGATGGCGGGCGTCGCGGCGATGGCCGGCGCGGGAGCCCGCGTCGTCATCGACGAGGTCTTCCTCGGCGGCGCCGCCTCGCAGCAGCGGTGGCAGCAGGCCCTCCGCGGACTGGAAGTGCTGTGGGTCGGCGTCCGATGCGAGAGCGCGGTCGCCGCGGCACGGGAACAGTCCCGCGGCGACCGCGTCAGCGGGATGGCCGCCTCACAGGCAGAGCTGGTGCACCAGGGCGTGCGCTACGACCTTGAGGTCGACACCACCCACACCCCCTCCGCGGAGTGCGCCCGCACCATCGCGTCCCACGTCCACCGCTGA
- a CDS encoding GNAT family N-acetyltransferase has product MPELQRLRADHAPTVLAFELANRAYFAAFVTDRGDAYFDRFADRFGALLAEQEAGVCAFHVLVDEDVSVLGRFNLYDLEDGAAELGYRVAQHAAGRGVATSAVQELCRLAATRYGLRTLRAGTSRTNVASQRVLTKAGFVPVDPADPADLGGEPGTWFRRDLDSAGPGAAGPPGWY; this is encoded by the coding sequence GTGCCCGAGCTGCAGCGGCTGCGCGCCGACCACGCCCCGACGGTCCTGGCCTTCGAACTGGCGAACCGCGCCTACTTCGCCGCCTTCGTCACCGACCGTGGCGACGCGTACTTCGACCGGTTCGCCGACCGGTTCGGCGCCCTGCTGGCCGAGCAGGAGGCCGGCGTCTGCGCCTTCCACGTCCTCGTCGACGAGGACGTATCGGTACTGGGCCGGTTCAACCTGTACGACCTCGAGGACGGCGCCGCCGAACTCGGCTACCGGGTCGCACAGCACGCCGCCGGACGCGGTGTGGCGACGTCGGCGGTGCAGGAACTGTGCCGACTGGCCGCGACACGGTACGGGCTGCGCACCCTGCGGGCCGGCACCTCCCGAACGAACGTCGCGTCCCAGCGGGTGCTGACCAAGGCCGGATTCGTCCCGGTCGATCCGGCGGATCCGGCCGACCTCGGCGGTGAGCCGGGCACCTGGTTCCGGCGCGACCTGGACAGTGCGGGCCCGGGAGCAGCGGGCCCGCCCGGCTGGTATTGA
- a CDS encoding RES domain-containing protein, with the protein MTSPLPPVTLVGAPERGVWRLGKAAEPLRYNRVEPETTSGSCAGRFSLFSYGMLYTCSETTGCYAEALAPFRVHPRMRRLMAQDGLSEGGGRMRPGHLPSSWRNERILVRLRPPAEARFLDVESEDTRRFLGEELKSELNDWVAADSLSDHDLHGTDRRITRQIAAWSVAQRNTQGHQLIQGIAFRSGYGGRRCWALLSGPEIEEVERRPILAESLELQEVAREFGLTVW; encoded by the coding sequence ATGACCAGTCCCCTCCCTCCCGTCACCTTGGTCGGAGCCCCGGAACGCGGTGTCTGGCGCCTCGGCAAGGCGGCCGAACCCCTCCGGTACAACAGGGTCGAGCCGGAGACCACGAGCGGCTCGTGCGCGGGAAGGTTCAGCCTCTTCAGCTACGGGATGCTCTACACGTGCAGTGAGACCACCGGCTGCTACGCGGAGGCCCTGGCCCCCTTCCGCGTCCATCCCCGGATGCGCCGGCTGATGGCACAGGACGGGCTGTCCGAGGGCGGCGGGCGGATGCGGCCGGGGCATCTGCCGTCGAGCTGGCGGAACGAACGGATCCTCGTGCGACTCCGGCCGCCGGCCGAGGCGCGGTTCCTGGATGTCGAGTCCGAGGACACCCGGCGATTCCTCGGCGAGGAGCTGAAGAGCGAGCTGAACGACTGGGTCGCCGCGGACTCCCTCTCGGACCACGATCTGCACGGCACGGACCGGCGGATCACCCGGCAGATCGCCGCCTGGAGCGTCGCCCAACGCAACACGCAGGGCCACCAGCTGATCCAGGGGATCGCCTTCCGCTCCGGGTACGGCGGACGCCGGTGCTGGGCACTCCTGAGCGGCCCCGAGATCGAGGAGGTGGAGCGGCGGCCCATCCTCGCGGAGTCCCTCGAGTTGCAGGAAGTCGCTCGTGAGTTCGGTCTGACGGTCTGGTGA
- a CDS encoding XRE family transcriptional regulator, which translates to MQTQRELAAEVRAHRDTAEQTTAYVARFLQDNFGQRVTALVAGIEDPKQVGKWCKADNAPRIDSELRLRTAYQVFKLIENGENSHVARAWMIGMNPQLEDDAPVQAIADDRFKDVMAAARSYLQGDL; encoded by the coding sequence ATGCAGACACAGCGAGAGCTGGCCGCAGAAGTCCGAGCACACCGCGACACCGCGGAGCAGACCACCGCTTACGTCGCGCGTTTCCTGCAGGACAACTTCGGCCAACGGGTGACGGCGCTCGTCGCCGGCATCGAGGACCCCAAGCAGGTCGGCAAGTGGTGCAAGGCCGACAACGCGCCCCGCATCGATTCCGAACTACGACTGCGCACCGCCTACCAGGTGTTCAAACTCATCGAGAACGGCGAGAACTCGCACGTCGCCCGAGCCTGGATGATCGGGATGAACCCGCAGCTGGAAGACGACGCACCGGTGCAGGCCATCGCCGACGACCGCTTCAAGGACGTCATGGCGGCTGCCCGCTCCTATCTGCAAGGCGACCTCTGA
- a CDS encoding AAA family ATPase, with product MSGVGGGVELRDAFSADEKADVPPPRTLLTLAVLDYGDGDEEFTGGIREQLDVVTAWWSAEGSSTAFHQVPNPVLETRDDVEDFFRERKVRELGGQALVLFVTGHGLAGASRSHYLKLPGSVKNRKLATAVRTADVVAAALDSHAENVLVIVNACYAGQLASELTALYADIGQQRRETCRLDVLVTCGHDRPVQVRRFPTLLRGALHRLRTNAGVTTPHLSVGDFMAEFERGLRRGPERERHRLRQLVHSSSPLEPTPCIPNPGYRHDRESTGPGSAHGGGNTKDGYWLDRATGRTQDGDSGWYFRGRERLNRTLTTHLDGTRARGVLLVTGSAGSGKSAVLARAVVLSDPAYRNQPLCKAATEQVPAATVPPPGSVDAAVLARHQDASQVAAALLRALGETPAVPESAEDPVTCWSRQLVTHLRGRTGRVGVVLDGLDESEEADRIVSDVLGPLGEFCTARLPSQARGERRAAGERGAPRAAGEPGAPEAPGPADDAEGGSGGPGPAELSLLLGVRSSRPAAAAPADTCPDAQRGLLDLLRETFPSAEVERTDDEQSTADIAEYVTALLGDRSHPRAAHEAAALVARQVWPSFIDARLAGEQLKGDADPVHTVRQPEWQQMLGLGVRGLLRRDLALVAEEGLPADVAHALLRAAAFAEGSGVPWSVIWPAMAQTLLGRPLENWDEMIEKLLGSRLNGYLTHDHQDERRVYRPTHESLTEVLRAGTLLDDGGIA from the coding sequence ATGAGCGGTGTTGGGGGAGGAGTCGAGTTGCGCGACGCCTTCTCGGCGGACGAGAAGGCGGACGTGCCGCCCCCGCGCACTCTGCTGACGCTCGCGGTCCTCGACTACGGGGACGGCGACGAGGAGTTCACCGGCGGCATCCGCGAGCAGTTGGACGTGGTCACCGCGTGGTGGTCGGCCGAGGGGTCGTCCACCGCCTTCCACCAGGTGCCCAACCCGGTGCTGGAGACCCGGGACGATGTGGAGGACTTCTTCCGGGAGCGGAAGGTGCGGGAGCTGGGCGGGCAGGCCCTGGTGCTGTTCGTCACCGGCCACGGACTCGCCGGCGCGTCCCGCTCCCACTACCTGAAGCTGCCCGGCTCGGTGAAGAACCGCAAGCTCGCCACCGCCGTGCGGACCGCGGACGTGGTCGCCGCGGCTCTGGACTCGCACGCGGAGAACGTCCTGGTCATCGTCAACGCCTGCTACGCGGGACAGCTGGCCTCCGAACTCACCGCGCTCTACGCCGACATCGGTCAGCAGCGTCGCGAGACCTGCCGGCTGGACGTCCTGGTCACCTGCGGCCACGACCGTCCGGTACAGGTGCGCCGGTTCCCCACGCTGCTGCGCGGGGCCCTGCACCGGCTGCGTACCAACGCCGGGGTGACCACGCCGCACCTGAGCGTCGGCGACTTCATGGCCGAGTTCGAACGCGGCCTGCGGCGCGGCCCGGAACGTGAGCGGCACCGGCTGCGCCAACTGGTCCACAGCTCCAGCCCGCTCGAACCGACGCCGTGCATCCCCAACCCGGGCTACCGGCACGACCGCGAGAGCACCGGCCCCGGCAGTGCACACGGCGGCGGCAACACCAAGGACGGCTACTGGCTCGACCGGGCCACCGGCCGCACCCAGGACGGCGACAGCGGCTGGTACTTCCGCGGCCGCGAGCGCCTCAACCGGACGCTCACCACCCACCTGGACGGCACCCGCGCCCGGGGAGTCCTGCTGGTCACCGGCAGCGCGGGCAGCGGGAAGTCCGCCGTGCTCGCCCGCGCGGTGGTCCTCAGCGACCCCGCCTACCGGAACCAGCCGCTGTGCAAGGCGGCGACCGAACAGGTACCCGCCGCCACCGTCCCGCCGCCCGGCTCCGTCGACGCGGCCGTCCTCGCCCGCCACCAGGACGCCTCCCAGGTCGCCGCCGCCCTGCTGCGCGCACTCGGCGAGACCCCCGCAGTCCCCGAGTCGGCCGAGGACCCGGTCACCTGCTGGTCCCGGCAGCTCGTCACCCATCTGCGCGGCCGCACCGGACGGGTGGGCGTCGTCCTGGACGGCCTGGACGAATCCGAGGAAGCCGACCGTATCGTCAGCGATGTGCTGGGTCCCCTCGGCGAGTTCTGCACCGCCCGCCTGCCCTCCCAGGCCAGGGGCGAGCGGAGAGCGGCGGGGGAGCGGGGAGCGCCGCGGGCCGCGGGGGAGCCCGGGGCGCCGGAAGCGCCGGGACCGGCGGATGACGCGGAGGGCGGAAGCGGCGGGCCTGGCCCCGCGGAGCTGAGCCTGCTGCTCGGCGTGCGCTCCAGCAGACCGGCCGCGGCAGCACCGGCGGACACCTGCCCCGACGCGCAGCGCGGTCTGCTCGACCTGCTGCGCGAGACCTTCCCGAGCGCCGAAGTGGAACGCACCGACGACGAGCAGAGCACCGCCGACATCGCGGAGTACGTGACCGCTCTCCTCGGCGACCGCAGCCACCCGCGAGCAGCACACGAGGCCGCCGCCCTGGTGGCCCGGCAGGTGTGGCCGTCCTTCATCGACGCGCGCCTGGCCGGGGAACAGCTCAAGGGCGACGCGGACCCCGTGCACACGGTGCGGCAACCGGAATGGCAGCAGATGCTGGGACTCGGCGTCCGGGGCCTGCTGCGGCGCGATCTGGCACTGGTGGCCGAGGAAGGGCTGCCCGCCGACGTCGCGCACGCGCTGCTGCGGGCCGCCGCCTTCGCGGAGGGCTCCGGCGTGCCCTGGTCGGTCATCTGGCCGGCGATGGCCCAGACGCTGCTGGGCAGGCCCCTGGAGAACTGGGACGAGATGATCGAGAAGCTGCTCGGCAGCCGGCTCAACGGCTATCTGACCCATGACCACCAGGACGAACGACGCGTCTACCGCCCGACGCACGAATCCCTCACCGAAGTCCTGCGCGCGGGCACCCTGCTCGACGACGGCGGCATCGCGTGA
- a CDS encoding UvrD-helicase domain-containing protein, producing the protein MNAQHRAEPETVRDREVDAEQQHLDRVYRRLEEKIHEAEFLMDDAARRAQVGTPGALAERDAQVFRAGIHLNRLNSEFEDFLFGRIDLLEGRTGERGPDGAYTSVEPAEGVVRAVDGAQRADIAETLHIGRLGVLDADYSPLVIDWRAPAAGPFYRSTPVAPGRVVRRRVIRSKGRRVLGVEDDLLRPELTARLDGAPLAVIGDGALMAALGQARSHAMRDIVSSIQAEQDEVIRAPAASVTEVAGGPGTGKTAVALHRAAYLLYQDRRRYAGGILIVSPTPLLVSYTEGVLPSLGEEGQVAIRALGSLAEETAGAEATTYDEQRVARVKGSARMVKVLRKAARGALDLGLRAPVPERLRVVAFGGRLELDAGELAAVRRQVLGGTAPVNLMRPRARKLLLDALWEKSGGQRRHEDPELAAEARQGFDEDIASEDVFTDFLDAWWPELGPREVLAAMADEARLGRWARRVLRPAETRTLARALAARLTSQGEGPLSVHDIALLDELRTLLGAPARPRKREVDPVDQLTGLEELTTAADRDGGRRRERAADRLPSERTEYAHVIVDEAQDLTPMQWRMVGRRGRHATWTIVGDPAQSSWTDPDEAAAARDEVLGKRPRRRFELTVNYRNPAELAVLADRVLALAMPGTAPPRAVRSTGVAPEFAVVGSGAGDVAGGLAGRAVGDGAADGPGDGLGAAVRERAARLLAEVEGTVGVVVAMRRREEAREWLAGLGERVVALGSLEAKGLEYDAALVVSPAEIADESPAGLRVLYVALTRATQRLLVLSAEADLPDEAGVPDLLRD; encoded by the coding sequence GTGAACGCGCAGCACAGAGCGGAGCCGGAGACCGTACGTGACCGCGAGGTCGACGCGGAGCAACAGCACCTCGACCGGGTGTACCGGAGGCTGGAAGAGAAGATCCATGAGGCCGAGTTCCTGATGGACGACGCCGCCCGGCGCGCCCAGGTGGGCACGCCGGGTGCCCTGGCCGAGCGGGACGCGCAGGTCTTCCGCGCGGGGATCCATCTCAACCGGCTCAACAGCGAGTTCGAGGACTTCCTCTTCGGGCGGATCGATCTGTTGGAGGGCAGGACCGGGGAACGGGGCCCGGACGGTGCCTACACCTCCGTGGAACCCGCCGAGGGGGTCGTGCGCGCGGTGGACGGCGCGCAGCGGGCCGACATCGCGGAGACCCTGCACATCGGGCGGCTCGGGGTGCTGGACGCCGACTACTCGCCGCTGGTCATCGACTGGCGGGCGCCCGCGGCCGGACCCTTCTACCGGTCCACCCCCGTGGCGCCGGGCAGGGTGGTGCGCCGACGCGTCATCCGCAGCAAGGGCCGGCGGGTGCTCGGCGTCGAGGACGATCTGCTGCGCCCCGAGCTCACCGCCCGGCTGGACGGCGCGCCGCTGGCAGTGATCGGCGACGGGGCGCTGATGGCCGCGCTGGGGCAGGCCCGCAGCCACGCGATGCGGGACATCGTCTCCTCCATCCAGGCCGAGCAGGACGAGGTCATCCGGGCGCCCGCGGCGTCGGTCACCGAGGTGGCGGGCGGCCCGGGCACCGGTAAGACGGCGGTGGCCCTGCACCGTGCCGCCTACCTGCTGTATCAGGACCGGCGCCGCTACGCGGGCGGCATCCTGATCGTGTCCCCGACCCCGCTGCTGGTCTCGTACACGGAGGGCGTGCTGCCTTCGCTCGGCGAGGAGGGTCAGGTCGCGATCCGGGCGCTGGGCTCGCTGGCCGAGGAGACGGCGGGCGCGGAGGCGACGACGTACGACGAACAGCGGGTCGCCCGCGTCAAGGGGTCGGCTCGCATGGTGAAGGTGCTGCGCAAGGCGGCTCGCGGGGCGCTCGACCTGGGGCTGCGTGCGCCGGTGCCGGAGCGGCTGCGGGTCGTCGCCTTCGGCGGCCGCCTGGAACTGGACGCGGGGGAGCTGGCCGCCGTGCGCCGGCAGGTCCTCGGCGGCACCGCGCCGGTCAACCTCATGCGGCCCCGCGCGCGGAAGCTGCTGCTGGACGCGCTGTGGGAGAAGTCCGGGGGGCAGCGGCGGCACGAGGACCCCGAGCTGGCCGCGGAGGCTCGGCAGGGCTTCGACGAGGACATCGCCTCCGAGGATGTGTTCACCGACTTCCTCGATGCCTGGTGGCCGGAGCTGGGGCCTCGCGAGGTGCTGGCGGCCATGGCGGACGAGGCGCGGCTGGGCCGTTGGGCGCGGCGCGTGCTGCGGCCGGCCGAGACGCGGACGCTGGCGCGTGCCCTCGCCGCGCGGCTCACCTCGCAGGGTGAGGGGCCGCTGTCGGTGCACGACATCGCGCTGCTGGACGAGTTGCGCACGCTGCTGGGCGCACCCGCCCGCCCCAGGAAGCGCGAGGTGGATCCGGTGGATCAGCTCACCGGGTTGGAGGAGCTGACCACCGCGGCCGACCGGGACGGGGGCCGGCGGCGCGAGCGCGCGGCCGACCGGCTGCCGTCGGAGCGCACCGAGTACGCGCACGTCATCGTGGACGAGGCGCAGGATCTCACTCCCATGCAGTGGCGGATGGTGGGCCGCCGCGGTCGGCACGCCACCTGGACGATCGTCGGAGACCCGGCCCAGTCCTCCTGGACCGATCCGGACGAGGCGGCCGCGGCCCGGGACGAGGTGCTCGGCAAGCGGCCCCGGCGCCGCTTCGAACTGACCGTCAACTACCGCAATCCCGCCGAGCTGGCCGTCCTCGCCGACCGGGTGCTGGCGCTGGCCATGCCCGGGACGGCGCCGCCGCGCGCGGTCCGGTCCACCGGTGTGGCCCCCGAGTTCGCCGTCGTGGGCAGTGGGGCGGGGGATGTCGCGGGGGGCCTGGCGGGCAGGGCCGTGGGCGACGGCGCGGCCGACGGCCCGGGGGACGGTCTGGGCGCGGCGGTGCGGGAGAGGGCAGCCCGGCTGCTGGCGGAGGTCGAGGGCACGGTCGGGGTCGTGGTCGCGATGCGGCGGCGGGAGGAGGCGCGCGAGTGGCTCGCGGGACTGGGCGAGCGGGTCGTCGCGCTCGGCAGTCTCGAGGCGAAGGGGCTGGAGTACGACGCCGCGCTCGTCGTCTCACCGGCGGAGATCGCGGACGAGTCGCCCGCCGGGCTGCGCGTGCTGTACGTGGCGCTCACCAGGGCGACGCAGCGGCTGCTGGTGCTCAGTGCGGAGGCGGACCTCCCCGACGAGGCGGGGGTCCCGGACCTGCTGCGGGACTGA